A region of Acidisarcina sp. DNA encodes the following proteins:
- the glyS gene encoding glycine--tRNA ligase subunit beta, with translation MADFLLEIGLEEIPARMIAAALADLSHRVEALLVRERLLPEQHAAVLTYSTPRRLAVHVQGVLARQQDIEEQLTGPSWKVAFKDGAATPAALAFAKKAGVEVGELTKLTNAKGEYVSATVKRSGRAAVEVIPSLLPQEIASIYWPKNMYWRAGKPERFVRPLRWLLALLDGETVPVEFAGITASNQSYGHRILHGEAPVPIANPASYVAALDAAKVMVSVEARIHRIRKALDAATRTVAGARWREDEPLVDTVANLTEWPSVLLGSFEQEYLTLPEEVLVTVMRDHQKYFAVESADGKLAPYFLAVLNTEGDPQGLIRHGNERVLRARFNDARFFWNYDQKISLDGRVEMLKSVTFQKDLGSYLAKTEANLRLAESLADVAAQGGVSLNKSELLKAVRLAKTDLTAELVKEFTELQGIVGGLYARAQGHGETVAQAIYTQYMPASMEDRIPGSVEGQLLGLADRMATVVDMFAIGLEPTGSKDPFALRRAANGVIKILAESGLPVRLSQLREIAVAASHQPNAAGASDAVQQFLAERLEFYLRDVKGFAYDVTKAVLATDLTTVPDAISRVEALTNVRGSEDFVAISGAFKRIKNILRQAAEKGETITSTVEAALLEDPAETLLATEAAALAPRVEALRNSQSYKEALEQIATLRPAVDGFFDKVMVMAPDAQLRRNRLALIASVLHGFSRVADFSEIVAS, from the coding sequence ATGGCTGACTTTCTTTTGGAAATTGGACTGGAAGAGATTCCCGCGCGGATGATTGCCGCGGCGCTTGCGGATCTTTCTCATCGTGTGGAAGCGCTGCTGGTGCGCGAAAGGTTGCTGCCGGAGCAACATGCGGCGGTGCTGACGTATTCCACGCCGCGCCGCCTGGCGGTGCATGTGCAAGGCGTGCTTGCCAGGCAGCAGGACATCGAAGAGCAACTCACTGGTCCCTCGTGGAAGGTGGCCTTCAAGGATGGAGCGGCGACTCCCGCTGCACTCGCCTTCGCGAAAAAGGCCGGCGTGGAAGTTGGCGAGCTGACCAAACTGACGAACGCCAAGGGCGAGTACGTTTCGGCCACCGTCAAGCGTTCCGGCCGCGCAGCGGTCGAGGTGATTCCCTCGCTTCTGCCGCAGGAGATCGCCAGCATCTACTGGCCGAAGAATATGTATTGGCGCGCGGGAAAGCCGGAGCGCTTTGTGCGCCCGCTGCGCTGGCTGCTCGCCCTTCTCGATGGAGAGACGGTGCCGGTGGAGTTTGCCGGCATTACCGCCTCCAACCAGAGCTATGGCCACCGCATCCTCCACGGCGAAGCTCCAGTGCCAATTGCCAATCCAGCGAGCTACGTTGCAGCGCTGGACGCGGCCAAGGTGATGGTGAGCGTGGAAGCCCGCATCCATCGCATTCGCAAGGCGCTGGACGCAGCAACGCGTACCGTGGCCGGAGCTCGCTGGCGCGAGGATGAACCGCTGGTGGATACCGTCGCGAATCTCACAGAGTGGCCCTCGGTGCTGCTGGGCAGCTTTGAGCAGGAGTACCTGACCCTTCCCGAGGAGGTTCTGGTAACGGTAATGCGCGACCACCAGAAGTACTTCGCGGTGGAGAGCGCCGATGGCAAACTGGCTCCCTATTTCCTCGCGGTGCTGAATACGGAAGGGGATCCTCAGGGGCTCATCCGGCATGGCAACGAGCGGGTGCTGCGCGCTCGCTTTAACGATGCGCGCTTCTTCTGGAACTACGATCAGAAGATCTCTCTCGATGGCCGGGTGGAGATGCTGAAGTCGGTCACCTTTCAGAAGGATCTCGGCAGCTACCTGGCGAAGACCGAAGCAAACCTGCGCTTGGCGGAGAGCCTGGCGGATGTGGCCGCGCAGGGGGGAGTATCCCTCAACAAGTCGGAGCTGCTGAAGGCCGTACGCCTGGCGAAGACCGATCTGACCGCAGAGCTGGTAAAGGAATTCACCGAGCTGCAGGGAATCGTCGGCGGCCTGTATGCGCGGGCTCAGGGCCACGGGGAAACCGTAGCGCAGGCGATTTACACGCAGTACATGCCGGCGTCGATGGAGGACAGAATCCCCGGCAGCGTCGAAGGACAGTTGCTGGGGCTGGCGGACCGCATGGCCACCGTCGTGGACATGTTCGCGATCGGCCTCGAACCCACTGGATCCAAGGACCCATTCGCGCTGCGCAGGGCGGCGAACGGAGTCATCAAAATACTGGCGGAGTCCGGGCTGCCTGTCCGCCTGTCGCAACTGCGCGAAATTGCCGTCGCGGCATCCCACCAGCCGAATGCCGCCGGGGCTTCGGATGCCGTCCAGCAGTTTCTGGCGGAGCGGCTGGAGTTCTATCTGCGGGATGTGAAGGGCTTTGCGTATGACGTGACCAAGGCCGTGCTGGCCACCGATCTTACGACGGTTCCAGATGCAATCAGCCGCGTGGAGGCGCTCACCAATGTTCGCGGCTCGGAGGATTTTGTCGCTATCTCCGGGGCATTCAAGCGCATCAAGAACATCCTGCGGCAGGCTGCGGAGAAGGGGGAGACCATCACCTCCACGGTTGAGGCAGCGCTGCTCGAAGATCCTGCGGAGACCTTACTGGCGACCGAGGCCGCTGCACTGGCGCCGCGCGTCGAGGCTCTTCGTAACAGTCAAAGTTACAAAGAAGCGCTGGAGCAGATTGCAACCCTGCGGCCCGCCGTGGATGGCTTCTTCGACAAGGTGATGGTGATGGCTCCGGATGCACAGCTACGCCGCAACCGTCTGGCGCTGATCGCCTCCGTGCTCCATGGATTCTCGCGAGTTGCGGATTTCAGCGAGATTGTCGCGAGCTAG
- the recO gene encoding DNA repair protein RecO: MIAHQAEAIVLRTWPLHEADQIVSLFTRDQGKIKGVAKAAMKSRRRFGGALEPMTYVRASYAEKPRQELVRLDSCEILSSPLSQPVDYARAAVLAFFSEVLEDTLPDHDPQETVFRLLLAVLEYTRVEQPWMPLTYFALWVTRLMGWLPDLSRCVVCGVPLAGAPAFFHAQANGFFCAQHKRGGYSQISPDSHALALRVFRSPISGLAPEPWPRHRAADLRRFALQSLERNMERKLTTASVLYRLGG; this comes from the coding sequence TGCATGAAGCAGATCAGATCGTTTCTCTCTTCACCCGGGACCAGGGGAAGATCAAGGGCGTGGCCAAGGCTGCCATGAAGTCGCGGCGCCGCTTTGGAGGCGCGCTTGAGCCGATGACCTATGTCCGCGCCAGCTACGCCGAGAAGCCCCGGCAGGAGCTGGTCCGGCTGGATTCCTGTGAAATTCTGAGCTCGCCGCTCTCGCAGCCGGTGGATTACGCGCGGGCGGCAGTGCTGGCCTTCTTCAGCGAAGTGCTGGAAGACACCCTGCCCGACCACGATCCGCAGGAGACCGTCTTTCGCCTGCTGCTGGCCGTGCTGGAATACACCCGGGTGGAGCAGCCCTGGATGCCGCTCACCTACTTCGCGCTGTGGGTGACGCGACTGATGGGCTGGCTGCCCGATCTATCGCGCTGTGTGGTGTGCGGCGTGCCGCTTGCGGGTGCCCCGGCTTTCTTCCACGCGCAGGCAAATGGCTTCTTCTGTGCGCAGCACAAGCGCGGCGGCTACAGTCAGATCTCCCCCGATTCTCATGCCCTGGCTCTGCGAGTCTTCCGCTCGCCCATCTCCGGGCTTGCGCCGGAGCCCTGGCCGCGCCATCGTGCGGCGGATCTGCGGCGCTTCGCTCTGCAGTCGCTGGAGCGGAACATGGAGCGCAAATTGACCACCGCATCCGTTCTCTATCGGCTTGGCGGCTGA
- a CDS encoding glycine--tRNA ligase subunit alpha, whose translation MASIVSSRNQNSSATGAPRVPLTFQQLLFRLQSFWAERGCVLQQPYDVEVGAGTMSPDTFLRVLGPKPISIAYAQPSRRPADGRYGENPNRLFKHTQFQVILKPPPVNIQEIYLESLGAIGIDLREHDLKFEEDNWESPTLGAWGIGWQVMLDGLEITQFTYFQQCGGIDLDPISGEITYGLERIAAFLQDVDSIYDIVWAHDAATGRAVTYGDVRLQEELQFSVYNFEYADIEKLWEHLRLYEAECQSLLDQSRQIPEDADPATRRRFPLLAAYDLCLKCSHLFNLLDARGAISVTERVGVIARIRALAVGVAKAYAQQAAPDAA comes from the coding sequence GTGGCCTCGATTGTTTCCTCCAGGAACCAGAACTCCTCCGCGACAGGCGCTCCGCGCGTGCCGCTTACCTTTCAGCAACTGCTCTTCCGTCTGCAGAGCTTCTGGGCGGAGCGCGGATGCGTGCTGCAGCAGCCCTACGATGTTGAGGTTGGCGCGGGCACGATGTCGCCAGACACGTTTTTGCGAGTGCTGGGGCCAAAGCCGATCAGCATCGCTTACGCGCAGCCCTCGCGCCGCCCGGCGGATGGGCGCTATGGCGAGAATCCGAATCGCCTGTTCAAGCACACGCAGTTTCAGGTGATCCTCAAGCCGCCGCCGGTCAATATCCAGGAGATCTATCTGGAATCGCTGGGAGCGATTGGCATCGATCTGCGCGAGCATGACCTCAAGTTCGAAGAGGATAACTGGGAGTCGCCAACCCTGGGCGCGTGGGGCATTGGCTGGCAGGTGATGCTGGATGGGCTGGAGATTACGCAGTTCACCTACTTCCAGCAATGTGGCGGCATCGACCTTGACCCTATCTCGGGCGAGATTACCTATGGGCTGGAGCGCATCGCGGCCTTTCTGCAGGATGTCGATTCCATCTACGACATTGTGTGGGCGCACGACGCCGCAACCGGGCGGGCGGTGACATACGGCGACGTCAGGCTGCAGGAAGAGCTGCAATTCTCGGTCTATAACTTTGAGTACGCCGACATCGAGAAGCTGTGGGAGCATCTGCGGCTGTATGAGGCGGAGTGCCAGTCGCTGCTCGATCAGTCGCGGCAGATTCCGGAAGATGCAGACCCGGCTACGCGGCGTCGCTTTCCGCTGCTGGCTGCCTATGACCTTTGTTTGAAGTGCTCGCATCTGTTCAACCTGCTGGATGCACGCGGCGCCATTTCGGTGACGGAGCGCGTCGGCGTGATTGCGCGTATTCGGGCGCTGGCGGTGGGTGTGGCCAAGGCATATGCGCAGCAGGCGGCCCCGGACGCTGCTTGA